In uncultured Ilyobacter sp., a genomic segment contains:
- a CDS encoding NAD(+)/NADH kinase codes for MKKVCLIYNRGKVEALEFYRKTKKYFMDNGLEIYSLEDAWQCDFAVVIGGDGTLLKAAKELIENPDIFVIAVNMGSLGFITEIKEQEAFDTYDRVLDGDYQLEKRRVLDISLSDRNFHALNEVVISKGGMLTKLVRIGVYSNSEYVNTYRADGVIVATPTGSTAYSLSAGGPIIKPNIKAMLITPIAPHNLSTRPVVVDGDEELEFIIEDLERVGYLTVDGEKSFKISYGEKVRVRYSDKTLKLVLSENRDYYGVLREKLKWGDRLC; via the coding sequence ATGAAAAAAGTATGCTTAATATACAACAGGGGTAAGGTGGAAGCCCTTGAATTTTACAGAAAAACAAAAAAATACTTTATGGATAACGGACTGGAGATATATTCATTAGAAGATGCATGGCAATGTGATTTTGCAGTGGTCATAGGAGGAGACGGGACTCTGCTGAAGGCTGCTAAAGAACTGATCGAAAACCCAGATATTTTTGTAATAGCTGTAAATATGGGCAGCCTAGGTTTTATAACAGAGATAAAGGAGCAGGAAGCCTTTGACACCTATGACCGGGTTTTAGACGGCGACTACCAGCTTGAAAAAAGAAGAGTTCTTGACATCAGTCTAAGTGACAGGAATTTTCACGCCTTAAATGAGGTGGTGATCTCAAAGGGGGGGATGCTCACAAAGTTAGTGCGAATAGGAGTGTATTCTAACAGTGAATATGTGAATACCTACAGGGCTGACGGAGTTATAGTGGCTACTCCTACAGGATCTACAGCTTATTCTCTTTCTGCAGGAGGGCCTATAATAAAGCCTAATATAAAGGCAATGCTCATAACTCCCATTGCCCCTCATAACCTTAGTACAAGGCCGGTGGTCGTTGATGGAGATGAAGAATTGGAATTTATAATAGAAGACTTAGAAAGAGTGGGATATCTCACAGTAGACGGGGAAAAATCATTTAAAATATCATATGGAGAGAAGGTAAGAGTCAGGTATTCAGATAAAACCCTGAAACTTGTTCTTTCTGAGAACAGAGATTATTACGGAGTTTTGAGAGAAAAACTTAAGTGGGGCGATAGGTTATGTTGA
- a CDS encoding peptidoglycan DD-metalloendopeptidase family protein codes for MKKLVVFFLIISSLSYGDELSDMKKKMGDIEKGIKKSNKEIKVIGQSRELTKKQISELENELKKIESEKKELLIKISSLSKKIDYSKRNLNFSSKELEIKNREYNAKLEAWNRMKKNKVEKDYVQSNKRNFKELLYSDLETLEHIRVVQKDIDLVKNDIEKDRREQTRLKNILAQKERQGERKKREKDSLIAQLNKKEIYHKKNISTLEVKKKNIEKEIERIIIERARQVKNIDISTAKSKIGKMKKPLNGRYAVTFGQKKQGNVTSSGIEIASSLGSRVKAAASGKVIYAAKFQGLGKVVMIDYGYNMIGIYGNLISHYVKVGDIVRVGQDLGILGMSTDGKSNLYYELRFNLKAINPVLMF; via the coding sequence GTGAAAAAATTGGTAGTTTTTTTCCTTATAATCTCATCACTTTCATATGGAGACGAGCTCTCTGACATGAAAAAAAAGATGGGAGACATAGAGAAGGGGATAAAAAAAAGCAACAAAGAGATAAAAGTAATAGGTCAAAGCAGAGAGCTTACAAAAAAGCAGATAAGTGAATTGGAAAATGAATTGAAAAAGATTGAAAGTGAAAAAAAAGAACTTTTGATAAAAATATCCAGTTTGTCTAAGAAAATAGATTACAGTAAAAGAAATTTGAATTTTAGTTCTAAAGAGCTAGAGATAAAGAACAGAGAATATAACGCCAAATTAGAGGCCTGGAACAGGATGAAAAAAAACAAGGTGGAAAAAGATTATGTACAAAGTAACAAAAGGAACTTTAAAGAGCTCTTGTACTCTGATCTTGAAACCCTAGAACATATAAGAGTAGTACAAAAAGACATCGATCTGGTAAAAAATGATATAGAAAAAGATAGAAGAGAACAGACAAGACTTAAAAATATTCTGGCACAAAAAGAGAGACAGGGAGAAAGGAAAAAAAGAGAAAAAGACTCTCTAATCGCTCAGCTTAACAAGAAAGAGATTTATCATAAAAAAAATATATCAACTCTTGAGGTCAAGAAGAAAAATATAGAAAAAGAAATAGAAAGAATAATAATAGAGAGAGCAAGACAGGTAAAAAATATAGATATTTCAACTGCAAAATCAAAAATAGGTAAGATGAAAAAACCATTAAATGGAAGATATGCAGTTACTTTTGGTCAGAAAAAACAAGGGAATGTCACGAGCAGTGGTATAGAGATAGCCTCTAGCCTAGGAAGTAGAGTAAAGGCAGCAGCCTCTGGAAAGGTTATATATGCCGCTAAATTTCAGGGTTTAGGAAAAGTTGTCATGATCGATTATGGCTACAATATGATAGGTATCTACGGGAACCTAATAAGCCATTATGTAAAGGTAGGAGACATAGTGCGGGTAGGTCAGGACCTAGGTATACTTGGAATGTCCACAGACGGAAAGTCTAACCTTTACTATGAGCTGAGATTTAATCTAAAGGCTATAAATCCTGTGCTTATGTTTTGA
- a CDS encoding permease-like cell division protein FtsX has protein sequence MFNGLKMFLNELDEIIDRDFRCYRMNFFTLISAFMVLNAVGGVILNLYENTENLKDNYKVRVYLKGNPDEKSINEFEGKLLELPEVRHMKYESKEVELRELEDDLGIRLPKGNNPLSDSISITFDGYDKLELLRQNLDKEDSFIKEVYVDNEQLENLNKRIAKNQTFIKYFFLGAFLPIVLIIFGLLHSNIVKHSRDISAKIYMGDNKKNVLKPYYFISDAIFTGAAFTGTLIFLNLYEVFRREFINYDRDYILSSTEQMLVLALLTILVIICVFPFISRKIYRVKGDNQ, from the coding sequence ATGTTTAACGGGTTAAAAATGTTTTTAAATGAATTAGATGAAATAATAGATAGAGATTTTAGATGCTATAGAATGAATTTTTTTACTCTTATTTCTGCCTTTATGGTTTTGAATGCAGTTGGGGGAGTTATTTTAAACCTTTATGAGAATACTGAAAATTTAAAAGACAATTATAAGGTGAGAGTATATCTCAAGGGGAATCCAGACGAAAAATCCATAAATGAGTTTGAGGGTAAATTACTTGAGCTGCCAGAAGTGAGACACATGAAATATGAATCTAAAGAAGTTGAGTTAAGGGAGTTAGAAGATGATCTAGGAATAAGACTTCCTAAGGGGAATAATCCACTTTCTGACAGTATATCAATTACCTTTGACGGCTATGACAAGCTAGAGCTATTGAGGCAAAATCTAGATAAAGAGGACAGCTTTATAAAAGAAGTATATGTAGACAATGAGCAGCTAGAAAATCTGAATAAAAGAATAGCCAAAAATCAAACCTTTATAAAGTATTTTTTCCTAGGGGCTTTTTTGCCTATAGTTTTAATAATATTTGGTCTACTTCATTCAAACATAGTAAAACACAGTAGAGATATAAGTGCAAAGATCTATATGGGGGATAATAAAAAAAATGTTCTTAAACCTTATTATTTTATAAGTGATGCCATATTTACAGGAGCTGCCTTTACGGGAACACTTATATTTCTTAATCTTTATGAAGTTTTCAGAAGAGAGTTTATAAACTATGACAGGGATTACATATTAAGCAGTACAGAACAGATGCTTGTTCTAGCTCTTTTGACTATTCTTGTAATTATCTGTGTATTTCCGTTTATTTCAAGAAAAATATACAGAGTTAAAGGTGATAACCAGTGA
- a CDS encoding ATP-binding cassette domain-containing protein encodes MVKFVNVNLNGKTEVNLELNECEFSYLSYKNEDEKNLFLQMLTKVSLPKKGSIIIGGEDFTSSKRGWKIIMRKLGITYDDYKFISYKTIIENLEYYLNLRGYTDEESKRLSLEVLEFFNLTNKRDDFVANLTQEEKHYFSLARALSSEPSYLVMDEFHKGLNKQNIKKVFLLLEELCKNGLGIMYITNDNTILENYPKKLNMLGEGVIKNV; translated from the coding sequence TTGGTTAAATTTGTAAATGTAAATTTAAATGGAAAAACTGAAGTTAATCTAGAATTAAATGAATGTGAGTTCTCTTATCTTTCCTATAAAAACGAAGATGAGAAAAATTTATTTTTACAAATGCTAACTAAAGTCTCTCTTCCCAAAAAAGGAAGCATAATAATCGGAGGAGAAGATTTTACATCTTCTAAGAGAGGATGGAAAATTATTATGAGAAAACTTGGAATAACTTACGATGACTATAAATTTATAAGTTATAAAACTATTATTGAAAATTTGGAATATTATCTCAATTTGAGGGGATATACTGACGAAGAGTCCAAGAGATTGTCATTAGAAGTATTGGAATTTTTTAATCTTACCAACAAAAGAGATGACTTTGTAGCAAACTTAACTCAAGAGGAGAAGCATTACTTTAGTTTAGCAAGAGCACTGTCTTCAGAGCCTTCATATCTTGTGATGGATGAATTTCACAAGGGACTAAATAAACAAAATATAAAAAAAGTATTTTTACTTTTAGAAGAGCTTTGCAAAAACGGCTTGGGAATAATGTATATCACAAATGACAATACTATTTTGGAAAATTATCCAAAAAAATTAAATATGCTTGGAGAGGGTGTTATTAAAAATGTTTAA
- a CDS encoding transketolase family protein, with translation MAKKSTRKAYGEALVELGKINENVVVLDADLSKSTQTAMFQKEFPKRHINVGIAEADLIGTAAGMSTCGKIPFASTFAMFAAGRAFEQIRNTVAYPKLNVKIAPTHAGISVGEDGGSHQSVEDIALMRAIPGMVVLSPADAVETKKMVQAAVEYDGPIYLRLGRLDVPVLFDEETYDFQIGVINTAKEGADVTVAATGLMVAEAMKAAEILAEDGVSVRVLNVGTIKPLDGEAILKAAQETKFIVTAEEHSVIGGLGSAVSEFLSEVHPTKVKKIGIYDQFGQSGKGAELLEKYELTAEKIVSVIKENL, from the coding sequence ATGGCAAAAAAATCTACAAGAAAAGCTTATGGAGAAGCTCTTGTTGAACTTGGAAAAATAAATGAAAATGTTGTTGTTTTAGATGCAGATCTTTCTAAATCTACTCAGACTGCAATGTTTCAAAAAGAATTCCCAAAGAGACATATAAATGTGGGAATAGCAGAGGCTGACTTGATTGGTACAGCCGCAGGTATGTCTACTTGCGGGAAGATACCATTTGCTTCTACATTTGCTATGTTTGCAGCTGGAAGGGCGTTTGAGCAGATCAGAAACACAGTAGCATATCCAAAACTAAATGTTAAAATAGCTCCTACTCATGCTGGAATCTCAGTGGGAGAAGACGGAGGGTCTCACCAGTCTGTAGAAGATATAGCACTTATGAGAGCTATACCTGGAATGGTAGTTCTTTCACCTGCAGATGCTGTGGAAACTAAAAAGATGGTTCAGGCAGCTGTAGAATACGATGGTCCTATATACCTAAGACTTGGAAGATTAGATGTACCTGTTCTCTTTGATGAAGAAACTTATGATTTCCAAATAGGAGTAATAAACACAGCAAAAGAGGGAGCAGATGTAACAGTTGCAGCTACTGGACTTATGGTAGCAGAAGCTATGAAAGCAGCTGAGATATTGGCAGAAGATGGTGTCTCTGTAAGAGTGCTGAATGTAGGGACAATAAAGCCTCTAGATGGCGAAGCTATCTTGAAAGCGGCTCAAGAGACTAAATTTATAGTTACTGCTGAAGAGCACTCTGTAATAGGAGGATTAGGTTCTGCAGTTTCTGAGTTCCTTTCAGAAGTACATCCTACTAAGGTAAAGAAAATAGGGATTTATGATCAGTTTGGACAGAGTGGAAAGGGTGCGGAACTTCTAGAGAAGTATGAGCTTACTGCTGAAAAAATAGTATCAGTAATAAAAGAAAATTTATAA
- a CDS encoding transketolase: protein MADIKLLKEKSTQVRKDIVQMICKSKSGHPGGSLSAADIVTTLYFSEMNVDPKNPKMEGRDRFVLSKGHAAPVLYAVLAEKGYFDRELLGTLRQYGSILQGHPDMKKVPGIEISTGSLGQGLSVANGMALSAKISGEDYRTYVLMGDGELQEGQVWEAAMTSAHYKLDNICAFVDFNNLQIDGNVDEIMGVAPLDKKWESFGWNVIKADGHSFEEILGSLEKAKECKGKPTVIIAETTKGKGVSFMENVCGFHGVAPTVEETELAVKELEKVEEILD, encoded by the coding sequence ATGGCAGATATTAAACTCTTAAAAGAAAAATCAACACAAGTTAGAAAAGATATCGTTCAGATGATTTGTAAATCAAAATCTGGACATCCGGGGGGGTCTCTTTCTGCGGCGGATATAGTTACAACACTTTATTTTTCAGAGATGAATGTGGATCCTAAAAATCCTAAAATGGAAGGGAGAGACAGATTTGTCCTTTCTAAAGGTCATGCTGCACCTGTTCTTTATGCAGTTTTGGCTGAAAAAGGTTATTTTGACAGAGAGCTTCTAGGAACATTGAGACAGTATGGTTCTATACTACAGGGGCATCCTGATATGAAAAAAGTACCAGGGATAGAAATATCTACAGGTTCATTGGGACAGGGGCTTTCAGTAGCAAATGGAATGGCCTTATCTGCTAAGATTTCTGGAGAAGACTACAGAACTTATGTTTTGATGGGAGACGGAGAATTACAAGAAGGTCAGGTATGGGAAGCAGCTATGACTTCGGCTCATTATAAGCTTGATAATATCTGTGCATTTGTTGATTTTAATAATCTTCAGATAGATGGAAATGTAGATGAAATAATGGGTGTCGCTCCTCTTGATAAAAAGTGGGAGTCATTTGGATGGAATGTCATAAAAGCTGACGGACATAGCTTTGAAGAAATTTTAGGTTCACTGGAAAAAGCTAAGGAATGCAAGGGTAAACCTACAGTTATAATTGCAGAAACTACAAAAGGTAAGGGTGTATCTTTCATGGAAAATGTATGTGGATTCCACGGTGTTGCCCCTACAGTAGAAGAAACTGAATTAGCTGTAAAAGAACTTGAAAAAGTAGAGGAAATTCTCGATTAA
- the tuf gene encoding elongation factor Tu, with the protein MAKEKFSRSKPHVNVGTIGHVDHGKTTTTAAISKVLSDKGLAKKVDFANIDQAPEERERGITINTAHIEYETANRHYAHVDCPGHADYVKNMITGAAQMDGAILVVSAADGPMPQTREHILLSRQVGVPYIVVYLNKADMVDDEELLELVEMEVRELLSDYGFPGDDIPVIAGSSLGALNGEAQWVAKIEELMEAVDSYIPSPERAVDQPFLMPVEDVFTITGRGTVVTGRVERGIIKVGEEIEIIGIKDTQKAVCTGVEMFRKLLDQGEAGDNIGALLRGIKKEDVERGQVLAKPGTITPHTGFTSEVYVLTKEEGGRHTPFFSGYRPQFYFRTTDITGAINLPEGVEMVMPGDNIEMTVELIHPIAMEEGLRFAIREGGRTVASGVVATITK; encoded by the coding sequence ATGGCTAAGGAAAAATTTTCAAGATCAAAACCCCATGTAAATGTAGGGACAATAGGACACGTTGACCATGGAAAGACAACAACAACTGCAGCAATCTCAAAAGTACTTTCTGACAAAGGACTAGCAAAGAAAGTAGACTTTGCAAACATTGACCAGGCACCAGAAGAGAGAGAAAGAGGAATCACAATCAATACAGCTCATATCGAGTATGAAACAGCAAACAGACACTACGCTCACGTTGACTGTCCAGGCCATGCTGACTACGTAAAGAACATGATCACAGGAGCAGCTCAAATGGATGGAGCTATCCTAGTAGTATCAGCAGCAGACGGACCAATGCCTCAAACAAGAGAGCATATCCTTCTTTCAAGACAGGTAGGAGTACCTTACATCGTAGTATACCTAAACAAAGCAGATATGGTAGATGACGAAGAGTTACTAGAATTAGTAGAGATGGAAGTAAGAGAACTTCTATCAGACTACGGATTCCCAGGAGACGACATTCCTGTAATCGCAGGATCATCATTAGGAGCGCTTAACGGTGAAGCTCAATGGGTAGCTAAAATCGAAGAGCTTATGGAAGCAGTAGATTCTTACATTCCATCACCAGAAAGAGCAGTAGATCAGCCATTCCTAATGCCAGTAGAAGACGTATTCACTATCACAGGTAGAGGAACAGTTGTAACTGGAAGAGTAGAGAGAGGAATCATCAAAGTCGGAGAAGAGATCGAGATAATCGGAATCAAAGACACACAAAAAGCAGTTTGTACAGGAGTAGAGATGTTCAGAAAGCTTCTTGATCAAGGAGAAGCAGGAGATAACATCGGAGCACTACTAAGAGGAATCAAGAAAGAAGACGTAGAAAGAGGACAAGTTCTAGCTAAGCCAGGAACAATCACTCCACATACAGGGTTCACATCAGAAGTATATGTACTAACAAAAGAAGAGGGAGGAAGACATACTCCATTCTTCTCAGGATATAGACCACAATTCTACTTCAGAACGACAGATATCACAGGAGCAATCAACTTACCAGAAGGTGTAGAGATGGTAATGCCTGGAGATAACATCGAGATGACAGTAGAGCTGATTCACCCAATCGCGATGGAAGAAGGATTAAGATTCGCAATAAGAGAAGGTGGAAGAACAGTAGCTTCTGGAGTAGTTGCTACAATCACTAAATAA